One Misgurnus anguillicaudatus chromosome 19, ASM2758022v2, whole genome shotgun sequence genomic region harbors:
- the LOC129421520 gene encoding butyrophilin subfamily 1 member A1-like — MKLIYVTLLIISHITDSRADQFAVVGPAAPLFIVSGEDFILPCSLKPNISAVNMRVEWFRLDQKYSVVHLYEDHKDKNTNQLQSYRGRTEVFKDELQKGNTSIKLSRVKISDEGLYKCFIQSKSRSDDITVDLRVEALGSRPLITIDGFDHFGGVHLQCESRGWYPEPELVWLDSEGVTLTSETSDTHKDTDGYSVKHTITVQNSDSKYYCKIKLTKLMLQTEIIISTKMFNSWRTLMVVISCGVLIIVMAGMLITLLVYRKRVLYQLLQNQKRSTQNEITLLRKYEVNVTLDPDSAHPCLIVSHDGKRVRFRITQSNEEENEDEEQNNKFDTRLAVLGMFQSSMKSKRFYYEVQVKGLPEWYVGVARESINRKDKIDLNPENGYWTVGRRYGDFKACDDPHVSLSLSLKLERVGVFVNYEKGRVSFYDVGSMYHIYSFTGQTFNEKLNPFFCLGYGRKNAPLTICDDL; from the exons ATGAAGTTAATTTATGTGACCCTACTTATTATTAGTCACATTACAGATTCAAGAGCAG ATCAGTTTGCTGTTGTTGGACCTGCAGCTCCTCTCTTCATTGTATCTGGTGAAGATTTTATTCTGCCCTGTTCTCTCAAACCCAACATCAGTGCTGTAAACATGAGAGTCGAGTGGTTTAGACTTGATCAAAAATACTCAGTAGTTCATCTCTACGAAGATCATAAAGATAAAAACACAAATCAGCTTCAGTCGTACAGAGGAAGAACTGAAGTGTTTAAAGATGAACTACAGAAAGGAAACACATCAATTAAACTCTCAAGAGTTAAGATCTCTGATGAAGGACTTTATAAGTGTTTTATTCAGTCCAAATCCAGGAGTGATGACATCACTGTTGATCTCAGAGTTGAAG CTTTAGGAAGTCGTCCACTCATCACTATAGATGGATTTGATCATTTTGGAGGAGTCCATCTGCAGTGTGAATCCAGAGGTTGGTACCCTGAACCTGAACTTGTGTGGCTGGACAGTGAAGGAGTCACTTTGACATCTGAAACTTCAGACACACATAAAGACACAGATGGATACAGTGTAAAACACACGATTACCGTGCAAAACAGTGACAGCAAGTATTACTGTAAAATCAAATTGACAAAGCTCATGCTGCAGACGGAGATTATTATCTCAA ctaaaatgtttaactcttggaGGACATTAATGGTGGTGATttcatgtggagttttgatcaTTGTGATGGCTGGGATGCTGATCACTCTGCTTGTTTATAGAAAGAGAG TTTTGTATCAACTTCTACAGAATCAGAAGAGGAGCACACAAAATG AGATCACACTATTGAGAAAATATGAAG TGAATGTGACTCTGGATCCTGATTCAGCTCATCCATGTCTCATTGTGTCTCATGATGGGAAACGAGTGAGATTTAGAATCACACAATCAAATGAAGAGGAGAATGAAGATGAAGAGCAAAATAACAAGTTTGATACACGTCTCGCGGTCCTGGGAATGTTTCAAAGTTCAATGAAATCAAAGAGATTTTACTATGAGGTGCAGGTGAAGGGGTTACCTGAGTGGTATGTGGGTGTGGCCAGAGAATCCATTAACAGGAAGGACAAAATTGATCTGAATCCTGAGAATGGATACTGGACTGTGGGAAGGAGATATGGTGATTTTAAGGCTTGTGATGATCCACATGTTTCTCTGTCTCTGAGTTTGAAGCTTGAGAGGGTCGGGGTGTTTGTAAATTATGAGAAGGGTCGAGTCTCTTTTTATGATGTGGGATCTATGTATCATATCTACTCTTTTACTGGTCAGACTTTTAATGAGAAACTTAATCCATTTTTTTGTTTAGGATATGGAAGGAAAAATGCACCGCTGACCATATGTGATGATTTGTAG
- the LOC141350858 gene encoding butyrophilin subfamily 1 member A1-like, with product MDFICVTMMIIIGITDSRADQHGAAPAAPLLAVSGEDVILPCSLKHNISAVNMRVEWFRLDLKGSVVHLYEDHEDKNTNQLQSYRERTELFKDELQKGNTSLKLSRVQISDEGLYKCFIQSKTWYDDITVNLRVEAAGSPPLITVDELDVFGGLRLQCESKGWYPEPELVWLDSEGVTLTSENTDKQKETDGFRVKQMITVYNRDSKYHCRVKLTKLILETEIIISSKIFNSLRSSVILISCGAVLYIVITGILIAVFVHKKKELQIETKRLQSEERRIKNEHETLLLREKRTIGSEIPMLRKFAVNVTLDPDSAHPRLILSDDGKQMRFADKQPEKVNNNMQNNFDIRYCVLGKEGFTSGCFYYEVEVKGLSDWFVGVARESANRKGWILLNPENGYWTMGLRGGKYQACESPYVPLSLSVEPQRVGVFVDYEEGRVSFYDLESMCHIYSYTDQSFHEKLYPVFSLGYIWCKNSTPLIICRDLS from the exons ATGGATTTCATTTGTGTGACTATGATGATTATTATTGGAATCACAGATTCAAGAGCAG ATCAGCATGGTGCTGCACCTGCTGCTCCTCTCCTCGCTGTATCTGGTGAAGATGTGATTCTGCCCTGTTCTCTTAAACATAATATCAGTGCTGTAAACATGAGAGTCGAGTGGTTTAGACTTGATCTCAAAGGCTCAGTAGTTCATCTCTATGAAGATCATGAAGATAAAAACACAAATCAGCTTCAGTCGTACAGAGAAAGAACTGAATTGTTTAAAGATGAACTACAGAAAGGAAACACATCACTCAAACTTTCAAGAGTTCAGATCTCTGATGAAGGACTTTACAAGTGTTTTATTCAGTCCAAAACCTGGTATGATGACATCACTGTTAATCTCAGAGTTGAAG CTGCGGGAAGTCCTCCACTCATCACTGTAGATGAACTTGATGTTTTTGGTGGACTTCGTCTACAGTGTGAATCTAAAGGCTGGTACCCTGAACCTGAACTTGTGTGGCTGGACAGTGAAGGAGTCACTTTGACATCTgaaaatacagacaaacagaaagagACAGATGGATTCAGAGTGAAACAAATGATTACTGTTTATAACAGAGACAGTAAATATCACTGTAGGGTCAAACTGACAAAACTCATACTGGAGACTGAGATTATTATATCAa gtaaaatatttaactctttgAGGTCATCTGTGATCCTAATTTCATGTGGAGCTGTTTTGTACATCGTGATCACTGGAATACTGATTGCTGTGTTTGTCCATAAAAAGAAAG aaCTACAGATTGAGACAAAGAGACTACAAAGTGAAGAGAGGAGAATAAAAAATG AACATGAGACACTTTTACTTAGAGAGAAGAGGACAATAGGCAGTG aaATCCCCATGTTAAGAAAATTTGCAG TGAATGTGACTCTGGATCCTGATTCAGCTCATCCACGTCTCATTTTGTCTGATGATGGGAAACAAATGCGATTTGCAGACAAACAACCTGAAAAAGTGAataacaacatgcaaaataacTTTGATATACGTTACTGTGTTCTTGGAAAGGAAGGATTCACTTCAGGGTGTTTTTACTATGAGGTGGAGGTGAAGGGGTTAAGTGATTGGTTTGTGGGTGTGGCCAGAGAATCTGCTAACAGAAAGGGCTGGATCCTTCTGAATCCTGAGAATGGATACTGGACAATGGGTTTGAGAGGAGGAAAGTATCAGGCTTGTGAGAGTCCATATGTTCCTCTTTCTTTGAGCGTCGAGCCTCAGAGAGTCGGGGTGTTTGTGGATTATGAGGAGGGTCGAGTCTCTTTTTATGATCTGGAGTCTATGTGTCATATTTACTCTTACACTGATCAATCTTTTCATGAGAAACTATATCCTGTTTTTTCTTTGGGTTATATTTGGTGTAAAAACTCTACACCACTCATCATTTGTCGTGATCTCTCATGA